The following DNA comes from Rhipicephalus microplus isolate Deutch F79 chromosome 6, USDA_Rmic, whole genome shotgun sequence.
tggcttctcatttttctgtctgtggctagcctatttcagcagcagagccatgcagctagcacacatgcaatccaagtcatggggcgctcctttggtgttctgtgcaggacacggcatatccatccggcaacacactggtatcaacaataatggtgagtgttggtggcacctgtaggagcccgttgtgtttgttgcgtatgattatttcccctgatgaagtgcatttttgaaaggttttcttcatttagaataatagatgtcagtaacaagcacactcataatccacaagttctttgtgtcttctagactgcccatttgctcctatatgcggtatggtgagctggctatgttagacagccctAAAGTTATTAACATTGGCtcttgtgttgtaatgcagtctaacttgtgtttcttagtgaacttatttgtggtctacttctcgcacctagtgtaaagtcgaaataaaagaaactctattggctttttatgcctgtcagaagtttcatgccttcatctataacactgtggttttgctcttgtatcatattaaatatattttcagccttcactgtttgtgtgtgtgttgaagcttgtcattggcttctgaaaatacaatatctgtaaatatgagcacataattgacaactatgcactcttgcatgtagcatggttgtaacaatgatctgtatttttctaagttcctgcagtaacaaggggttcggtgctccacggtcatgtacagtgtatcaagaacagagcacagaagaccaacaagtataaagggactgccagtgactgttctcctgctcaaagtttacaacagcagaaagagcacattgtgatgtcaggagcagctgctgct
Coding sequences within:
- the LOC142765182 gene encoding uncharacterized protein LOC142765182; amino-acid sequence: MWHGSMHGSLIWKDCNLLGSFEGTKLPNGWLQGHGISIRQHTGINNNVPAVTRGSVLHGHVQCIKNRAQKTNKYKGTASDCSPAQSLQQQKEHIVMSGAAAA